One Candidatus Nitronauta litoralis genomic window, TAAAGCGCGCCAATCAGTGGAAGTGTCACTCGTGATCTGGGTGGTGACGCTGGCCCTCCTGGTTGGTGTGATTTTGTTGAAGCCTTAGTGAGTTGCTATGGGGTTGGTAAAAACAGAAAAAGCAACCGTTCAATTATGGAGGGAAAAGTTTAGTTTATAGTTCTTTTTTTTGAGCCAGGAGGACGCTGGTACCTCCGCAATGAGGATCTTCAGGGACAAAATGTATCGTTTCAATATTTAAACTATTTAGAATCGAAGTGTATTCTTCAATCGAAAGACTCGCATGGTAGACCTTGTCGTCACCGACATTGCCGATAACTTCTCCTTCTTCGTGACCAATCGTAAGCAGCAAGACACCCCCGGGGGTTAAATGATTGCTAAAGCATTTAAGAGTTTCCCGTTGATCCTCGGGTATTAAATGAAAAAAACTGTGCCACGCGATGATTCCCTCAAATTTTTTCTCGAGGTTTAATTTTCGCATATCCATCTGAAGCCATTGATGGTCAGGAAAACGTGATTTGGCAATGTCCAATATACTTTGAGAAAAATCGATTCCAGTTAGATCGAACCCTCGACAAATAAAATACTGGGCGATTGGTTCTCCAGCGCCACACCCTGCGTCAAGAATTTTTGCCCTGGGGGGTAGCAGCTCTTGAAAACGGCTGAGCCATTCTTTTTCATAAAGTACTTTTGGACGCTCCATGTCAAAGCGCGGTCCGTTTCGCTCGTAAATCTCTTGAGTCTTCTGGGCCAGAAGCATCATTTCTTTTTGGTTCATACATTTTCTGTTCGCAGGTTTTCTTAAGCTCATTTTGAAATCAAAACACGTTCGGAGGGGGGGAGGGAGGAAAGTCGGGGGAAATGGAGGAGTCCTTTATTTTACGCCTCCATATTCAAGGAGAATTTTGCAAAACCCAAAAACTAAAGTCCAGGGCGAGGTTCCTTACTTCACTGCGTAAAATTCAGGATGACAATCCTTTAATTTAATGCGGCACAACAAACCTGTAGATGTGCGACATCTTTCCTGCCCCTTTTAAGACAATAGTTATACAAAGGTTTTATTTCCAAGGGGAATATTATGTTCACCACTAATTATGTCTACATTAGACGATGATTTACTTGTTCTGGGTCATATCGATTTTGCCGTCGAAGTTGCGGTCGAGTTGCACTTTTGTCACTTTGCCGCCGCTGTAGGTATCCCAGCGATCTACCTTGCCATCGTAGTTGGTATCGAATTCAACTTTGTCGACCTGCTCACTGCTGTTGAAGATTTGCCACTGGTCAGGTTTGCCATCGGCGTTGGTATCGAATGCTGTTTTGGTTCGTTTCTCTGAGGAGTCGAACCAGCTCCACACATCGGTTTTGCCGGTGCCTTTTGTGTCGCTTTCAACCCGTTCCAGTTTTTCCGATGCGTTGTAATGCTGGATCAAATCAAACGAGCCATTTAGGTCGGTGTCAATTTCAACACGCGAAAGTTTTTCTGCGTCGTTGAAGAATTCTTTCCAGTCGATCTTGCCCTTGTTTTTTGAATCACGTTCGATGCGAACGACCTTTTTACCAGGCCCGTAATACTGGAAGTTGTCCATTTTTTTGTCGTTATTACTGTCAAACTCAACGCGCTGGAGCGTTTTGCCCGGGCCGTAGTATTCAATCTGATCAACTGCCCCGTCAAAATTGCCATCGTGTTCGATTTTGGTGGTCTGGCCGTTAGAGTCCACGTGTTCCCATTGATCGGGTTTACCATCGAAATTTGAATCAGACTCGTTGACTGTGGCGTTGGCAGACCCCGTGGCTACCAGGAAGGTGGCCAGAGCTGTGAGAAGAAAAGGTTGGAATTGTTTCATGGCGTTATCCTGAAAATTGAGATGGTTTATTTCCTTCTAGATTATCGTATGTAGAAATTAAATGGAACCGTCACATCAAATTCGTTCCCGACGATCCCTTCCGGAAATTCCGAGAACGGAGCGGCCTTTTTCAGTGCTTCCAGGGCGACTTGATTGATACTCGCGAATTCATTCGGGGTTTTTACATAGACCTTTTTTACGCTTCCATCCCGCATCAGCGTGAAGGAGATAACCACTTTGCCCTTTTTACCCGTCTTTCTGGCTCTTGACCGCTTGAAATGTTTCTGGGCGACGTATTGCAGTCTCCGGGAAATTTTCCTTTCGTAACCCGCTTTGGCTTCCGGATCGGTGACCTCTCCTATGACTTCTTCGATCACCTCGACCGGGGTTTGAGCCATTGGTGCAAGGCCTGCGACCTGGACCGGGCGTGCGGTGGATTTTTTAAGTCCCACACCAGTGGATCCGCTGGAACCGGTAACGACAGGTGCTGCAACGGACCGTGGCGATCCAAAAGAGTTGGCTACCCGCGTTGCGCTCGAACGTTTAATAGCGGCGCCTTTGGTTCCTGACTGTGTTGTATTGACCGAAGCGACTGCTATAGGGGCCGGAATGCCTACTTTTGCCACCGCCCGTCCACGTTTGACCCCGGTACGTTTTGAGGTCAGGATCGGCTTGGCGATGGTAGTCGGTTTCTTGACCGGTGCCACATCAGAAATCTTGTAAGCAAAGACATTGGATGTTTTTCGTCTTACGGTATTGCTGGATGAGGCCATAGTGGCTACGGCTGTGGTTCGCATGGGGCGCGGAGTCGAGGTTGCAGCCGTCATGGCCCGGGAGCTGACATGCGATGTGACTTTCGCATTTTTTGGCAACGCGGTCGCAGTAGGTACCGATTCCATCATAACCGGCTGAACGTCAACCTTGGTCTGGACGGAAGCGACCTGGGTTACCTGTTGCGGCTGTTTCGGCTGGGTGATTTCAACCGGTTGTATAGCCGGTGCCACCTCCACCACGGGTTTTATTTTTCGTTCCTTTTTCTCTTTACGCTCGGGCTTTTCTTTTTCGATAATCTGGACTTTTACCTGATTTTTTACCGGGGGCGGCTCACGTGTCAGGAAATAGGCTCCCGCCGTCATGGCAAATACCAGATGGAGTGCGGTTGAGCCGATAGCAGAAACTATGAATGACTTGGACAGGACTTTCTGGGAAAGCATGGTTTAGGTAGCCTCCCCTTCGGATTCCAATTGATCGGTAGCGATCAGGAATTTTACCACTCCCCCTTCACGAGCCCGGTCCAGAACCTCACCAAACAGCCCAAATTCGATATTCTGGTCGCCCTGGATGATCAGGGCATCTCGTCCATTTTCATCCAGCAATGATTTGATTTTTCCAGACAACTCTTCCATAGAGACTTTTTCATTTTCCAAAAGCAGGTCGCCGTTTTCCCCAATACTGAGTGCGATTTCCTGTGAATTGATTTTCTCCGCCGTGGCCGCATCAGGCAATTCAACATCCAGACCCTGATTGACAGCGGAGGAGGTCAACATGAAAAAGATCAACAGGAGGAACACGATATTGATCAGCGGCGTGATATCCAGCCTGAATGATTCCCGTTTTTTCTTGGTGAAATTGATCATGAGCGTTGTCAGCGAATGATGTTGAAGTCTTTTGCGCCAGCCTGGCGAGAAATATCCAACACCGATGTGAACATCTCGAATTTGGTTGAATCAAACGTTTCCAGGCTGACGAGCTTGTCCTTGCGCGCATCCAACCGTGTTTTCAACTCCTGCCTGAGGTCGGTGATTTTTATAGGCTCGCCGTTTATCCGAATCAGTCCATCCCGGTCGATCATGATGTTGATGTCTTCCTGCAGGTTGGCTTCCGGTTGGGCTTCACCATCGGGAAGGTTGACATCCATCGCCTGACCGAGAACGGAGAACGTGAGCATGAAGAATATGAGGAGAAGGAAGACCACGTCGATTAACGGGGCCATGTCCATACGGAAACTTTTTTTCCGCTCGGATTGAATCTGAACCATGACTCAGGTGACCGGAAAAAAGGTTATGCGACTGTACGCGCTTTTTGAACGGGTTGAACGTGTTGGGAACCGTGTGAACCGGTTCCGTTACCCCGGGTTTCCTGTTCACCATGAATTTGATGGACCAGAAACTTGGCGAACTTTTCCATATGGAACGAGATGGTTTCGATCTTTTTTTCAAAGTAGTGCAGCATGATGACTACTGGAATGGCAACGGCGAGTCCGGCAGCGGTCGTCAGCAGGGCTTCCCAGATGCCGCCAGCGAGCAGGCTGGGGTCGACCTGTCCTTTGTATTCTGCAACCTTGTTGAAGGCACGCACCATACCGGTAACCGTACCCAATAAACCGAGTAGTGGGGAGATGGTGGCGATTACTTCCAGCCATCTGATATTTTTTGAAAAACTATTGATCTCTTCCTGCCCGGTAACGGAAAGCTTTTCTTCGAGTTTCCACTGCGGGGCATTTTTTTCTTCAAGGCCTACTTTTAAAAGACGCGCAATAGGACCGTCCTCTTTTACAGGGATGTCTTTTGAAGACAGGTTCTTGCCTTTGGCCAGCATTTTTTCTATAGAGTCAAAAATGGCTTCCGGGTTCTCGTACGTTTTAAAAAAGAAGTAAAGCCGCTCGAAAATGATGGTTAACGCGATCAGGGAACAGATCACAATCGGGGCCATCAACAGGCCACCCCGGCCAATTAAATCAAATGCGGAATTGATCGATTCCATCCTGGTTTCCTTTTGTCACAGGTTGATGAAAAGCGGCAAACTAACAAAAACGTAAGAAAAGGGTTGGGCACAAACTCTTATTAGAAACCGTAATGAGTAGAGTTCTATTCCCCCAAATCTACACTTCATGAGAATGATTTTCAGTTCCATGGATTTTACCCTAAAACCCCATAAAAAACAAAAAAAACCCTGAATTTCCTCCCAATATTTTAATCAGGTCAATCATCAAAAATGGTTTATTTCAAATTTAATAATCTGGGTTTGACTGTTTCAGGTAGATGGAAAACCTGTCAATAAATAACAGGTTTTTGCCTGCAGGCTCGGCAATCCTGCGATCTTTGAAACTGATTTGCCATTAACAAATATCCAAAAATGGATTTATAATATTAAAAATATCGAAATAGTCAAACTTTGTGGATATTATCGACTGTTTAAATTGATCGATAATCACCAAAGAGTGCCCATGTCGCCTAATCCTGCTTCTACTTTATCTTATTGGCCAATCAATAAGGAATTCCTCAATAAAAATTCAGACCAGCAGTTCACGCTTTATTTAAAAGAAAATAGTCAGCCTTATGATTTATTTGTGAAGTTTGCGGGTCCGGATCCTGCCCATCAAGAGAAGGTCCGAAAAATGTTGAATGAAGGGGAGTTGGACAACTCTCTCTATATACATAAGGATGAAATGCAGGAATACTTTTCTCAGGCTTCTGAAAGGATAAAGGAGTGGGAGAAAGCTGAAGAAGGCAATCCCGAAGCTTTAGCCAAAAAACTCCATGGCCTTTGCCTGGATATTATGAAGGGGTTTTTTGAGTTCAATGTTTCTTCAAAGGTATTGAAACTGATCGATCCCATCATGGAGAAAATGCAACAATGTTTGACAGAATCTAACTATTCCATCTTAAATAAAACACTTGCTAAAGATTTTTCCCTTTATACCCATTGCGTTAACGTGGGTTTATATTGCCTCAGTTTCGGGGTTTATAACAAAATAAAACCCGAAGAAGTTCATTCCCTGGGAATGGGCGGGTTGTTCTGCGACATTGGAATGTCTACGGTCCCAGTTGAAATTCTGCAAAAAAAAACGGCTTTAAATAAAGAAGAAGAGGAAATTGTTAAACAACATATCAATAAGGGAAAAGAAATTTTAAAAGAATTGGATTTTTCTGACAGTGTGGTGTTGGAAATTGTTGAAAACCATCACGAAGAATTTGAAGGAGGAGGGTACCCGAAAGGTGCATCTGGAAACGATATCCCCTACAATGCCCGCATTTGTAAAATTATGGATATGTACAATGATTTCACCTCCCCACGGGAAAGCAAAAAAGCGTTATTACCAATCCAGGCTCTTACCAAAATGACCACGGAATATCGTCCTCAATTTGACCCCGAACTTTTAAAACAATTTATTCTGATGATGGGACCTTCCCTGGACTAATCTGCTTCCCCCCCCTCATTTTTCCCTGAAAAATTTTAAAGGCTTCTATTGGTAAGAAGATTCTTATTGCCTGAGCCCGGGGCACCTGCACACAGGAATGTGCAAGCCTATGATATGATTTGATTTTAATTCTATTGCTGTGAAAAAGGTCGGGATATCAGGTGATAAAAAGACAGGATATAGAAAAACTGGAAAAGGAGATCCTGGCACCGTTTGCCGTTAAAAGCGGAGAAAGCCGGGGACGCCAGAACCGGGAAAAAGAACATTCCTACAGGACCCGCTTCCAGCGCGACCGCGACCGGGTGATTCATTGTTCCGCTTTTCGCCGGCTGGAATATAAAACCCAGGTGTTTGTGTATCATGAGGGAGATTATTACCGCACCCGCCTGACCCACTCGCTTGAAGTCGCGCAAATCGCCCGTTCTATCTGTAAATCTCTCCAGCTAAATGAAGACCTGGCGGAAGCGATTGCCTTGTCGCATGATCTGGGGCATCCTCCTTTTGGTCACACAGGGCAAAAAGTCCTCAACCGGTTGATGAAAGATCACGGTGGTTTCGAACACAATCGGCAAAGCCTGCGGATCGTCAAACTTCTGGAAAAACGTTATCCGCAATTTGAAGGCCTCAATCTGACCTGGGAGGTTTTGGAAGGAATCAGCAAACATTCAAGGGATGAGGATAATCCACTGATCAAACCAAAACAGAACCGCTTTCCCTCACTTGAGGCACAGGTGGCGGACTTTGCTGATGGCATAGCCTATAACGCCCATGACCTCGACGACGGCATCACTTCCGGTTTGCTTGATCCGGTACAACTCCGATCGGTAGCCCTCTGGCGGGAAAATGAAAAACGCCTGGACAAGGAATTCGCCAACCTGGATCTGAAAATGAAAAAGTACCAGATTGTTCGGAGCATCATCAACGACCTCATCACTGATTTCCGGAAAGCGACACTGAAAAATATTAAGAAACACTCCATAGATTCAGTTCAGGCCGTGCGGACCAGTTCTATCCGGCTGGCGGGCTTTGGTAAGGAGGTAGGGGAAAAAAATGCAGAGCTGAAGCAATTCCTGAATAAAAAGATGTATCAACACCCCAAGGTCCGTCGAATGGAATTCAAGGCGGAACTGCATCTCAATAAAATTTTTGAAGCTTACAAAAGGTTTCCGGACCTTGTGCCGGAAGATGCTTCTCCAAAGGGGGAGGGGGACTCTATAGAGCGCCGTATTTGCGATTACATCTCGGGGATGACCGACCGATTCTGCATTCGTGAGTATAAAAGCCTGTTCGGGCCGGAAGAAAAGGATTAAAAATATGGTCCCGGAAAAAAATCAATGGGTTTAAATTGGATAAGCTTGATATAAAATAGGGCGGCGGCTAATTTTAGTTGCGTGAATCGATAACTTTTTCATCCGGTGATACAGACGATGAGTGTACATGATAAATGGGAACAGCGGTTTTTCGAATGGAAAAAAATGGTCGGGTTTGAAAAGGAGCCGACCCCCCTCGAAGTATTTCAGATGCTATTGGAAAAAAATGAAAAGAACAGGGATTTGCTTTTTAAGGATCTTCAGGCGCATTTCAATCAGATCGACGAGATCCTCCAGGAAACCCCCTCCGAACGTCCCAACGAATAGTCCTCACCGGACGGGCGATGCCCCTCTCTAATAGGTGTGCGAATACTGGATGCCTGTTAATAGGTAGATGACCTTTAATGAGTGCTTTATTGAGGTTGGCTGTGTCACTCTGAGTGCTTAATGTGGATAAGTGAAGCCCGTCATCGCGAGCGACCACAGGGAGCGTGGCGATCCAGAATTTATAAAATGAAAATATTTATACCTCGCTCACTTTTGCTTGAGAAGCAATTTAAAGGATTTGATCGTATAAATCAGCCCACTGAGGATTCATCTCTTCAATCAGCTCCAGTTTTTTTCTCCTTGATCCTGATTTAATCCGTTTCTCGCGTGATATAGCATTTTCCATAGTGTCGAATGTTTCAAAATAAACAAATAACTTGCAACCGTATCTTTTTGTAAAACCAGGTACTATACCCTGTTTATATGTTCAAAAATGCGCTTTATTAGGTCTCCTGTCACGCCCGTATATAAAGTACCATTTCGTTTGTTTGTCATTATATAAATGGCAGGTTGTTTCATTGTTCTGGATTGCTTCGTCACTTTAGTTCCTCGCAATGACGAAAAAATAGTTTGTCCTAGGATTCCCAACCAGATTGCGTTCCTGTCATCGCGAGCGACCAGAGGGAGCGCGGCGATCCAGAATATATCATTGGCACTGAAGGTGGTCGGTTTTTCAATCAATCTCCAAAAACGAATACAGTTTCTCAAAGGTCGCGCTGAAGTATTCGTGTGAATACGGCACACCATTGTGACGCACCAACTCGCGCAACTCCTCCGGCAATTCCTTCGAAGGAGGAAATTCGAATCCTTCCACCATCAAAGGCACAATGTTCCGCTTCATCCTGATGGCGTGCCCGATCTCCTTGCGCAACCAGTCTCCGGGCATCTGGCATCGATCCAGCGCACCCGGAGAAAGTATGACCACAAAATTGGTAGTCGATTCAATTTCCTGTAACAGGCGCTGATCAAAATGTTCGGCTCCCAGGTCGTCCACATCCAGAAAACACGGCACCCCACGTCGTTCCAGTTCCGAGTGCACCACCCGCGCCAGTTCAGATCCACGCTCCCTTCGGTAACTGATAAACACCCGGTTGCCTTTCGATTTATCCAGTGGAACAGATGACGTTGGTTTTGCATCAACCTCCGGCAACTCTTCTTCCTGGGGCTCGGGGTAACGGCGGTCCACAACCGTTGCCAATCCGAAAGCCAGCACCGCCATCACACTACCCATGGCGAGGTCCGGCAGCCAGTGAATCCCAAGTGCAAAAGTGGACAGCACAACGGTGAGAGCGAGACAGGCAATGCTATGTCGGAATCT contains:
- a CDS encoding class I SAM-dependent methyltransferase; this translates as MNQKEMMLLAQKTQEIYERNGPRFDMERPKVLYEKEWLSRFQELLPPRAKILDAGCGAGEPIAQYFICRGFDLTGIDFSQSILDIAKSRFPDHQWLQMDMRKLNLEKKFEGIIAWHSFFHLIPEDQRETLKCFSNHLTPGGVLLLTIGHEEGEVIGNVGDDKVYHASLSIEEYTSILNSLNIETIHFVPEDPHCGGTSVLLAQKKEL
- a CDS encoding deoxyguanosinetriphosphate triphosphohydrolase, whose protein sequence is MIKRQDIEKLEKEILAPFAVKSGESRGRQNREKEHSYRTRFQRDRDRVIHCSAFRRLEYKTQVFVYHEGDYYRTRLTHSLEVAQIARSICKSLQLNEDLAEAIALSHDLGHPPFGHTGQKVLNRLMKDHGGFEHNRQSLRIVKLLEKRYPQFEGLNLTWEVLEGISKHSRDEDNPLIKPKQNRFPSLEAQVADFADGIAYNAHDLDDGITSGLLDPVQLRSVALWRENEKRLDKEFANLDLKMKKYQIVRSIINDLITDFRKATLKNIKKHSIDSVQAVRTSSIRLAGFGKEVGEKNAELKQFLNKKMYQHPKVRRMEFKAELHLNKIFEAYKRFPDLVPEDASPKGEGDSIERRICDYISGMTDRFCIREYKSLFGPEEKD
- a CDS encoding TonB family protein, which codes for MLSQKVLSKSFIVSAIGSTALHLVFAMTAGAYFLTREPPPVKNQVKVQIIEKEKPERKEKKERKIKPVVEVAPAIQPVEITQPKQPQQVTQVASVQTKVDVQPVMMESVPTATALPKNAKVTSHVSSRAMTAATSTPRPMRTTAVATMASSSNTVRRKTSNVFAYKISDVAPVKKPTTIAKPILTSKRTGVKRGRAVAKVGIPAPIAVASVNTTQSGTKGAAIKRSSATRVANSFGSPRSVAAPVVTGSSGSTGVGLKKSTARPVQVAGLAPMAQTPVEVIEEVIGEVTDPEAKAGYERKISRRLQYVAQKHFKRSRARKTGKKGKVVISFTLMRDGSVKKVYVKTPNEFASINQVALEALKKAAPFSEFPEGIVGNEFDVTVPFNFYIR
- a CDS encoding TIR domain-containing protein, whose product is MEKSLTTRIGLTGILIALFLFNFAETKMEEMLKGPGTFEKGYRIAQAFDQLEGKIRFQNQAPPSMKAIGGFSLSYFVVFPVLLLGTAAALVRRKQVGPFRVFTLALTGNYLLSLPFFLFFPVPERWAYPAASATLWSDLLSTHLIEMIRPISGLDNCFPSVHVSFSIITLITAYRFRLRFRHSIACLALTVVLSTFALGIHWLPDLAMGSVMAVLAFGLATVVDRRYPEPQEEELPEVDAKPTSSVPLDKSKGNRVFISYRRERGSELARVVHSELERRGVPCFLDVDDLGAEHFDQRLLQEIESTTNFVVILSPGALDRCQMPGDWLRKEIGHAIRMKRNIVPLMVEGFEFPPSKELPEELRELVRHNGVPYSHEYFSATFEKLYSFLEID
- a CDS encoding biopolymer transporter ExbD, producing MINFTKKKRESFRLDITPLINIVFLLLIFFMLTSSAVNQGLDVELPDAATAEKINSQEIALSIGENGDLLLENEKVSMEELSGKIKSLLDENGRDALIIQGDQNIEFGLFGEVLDRAREGGVVKFLIATDQLESEGEAT
- a CDS encoding HD domain-containing protein; this encodes MSPNPASTLSYWPINKEFLNKNSDQQFTLYLKENSQPYDLFVKFAGPDPAHQEKVRKMLNEGELDNSLYIHKDEMQEYFSQASERIKEWEKAEEGNPEALAKKLHGLCLDIMKGFFEFNVSSKVLKLIDPIMEKMQQCLTESNYSILNKTLAKDFSLYTHCVNVGLYCLSFGVYNKIKPEEVHSLGMGGLFCDIGMSTVPVEILQKKTALNKEEEEIVKQHINKGKEILKELDFSDSVVLEIVENHHEEFEGGGYPKGASGNDIPYNARICKIMDMYNDFTSPRESKKALLPIQALTKMTTEYRPQFDPELLKQFILMMGPSLD
- a CDS encoding MotA/TolQ/ExbB proton channel family protein, with product MESINSAFDLIGRGGLLMAPIVICSLIALTIIFERLYFFFKTYENPEAIFDSIEKMLAKGKNLSSKDIPVKEDGPIARLLKVGLEEKNAPQWKLEEKLSVTGQEEINSFSKNIRWLEVIATISPLLGLLGTVTGMVRAFNKVAEYKGQVDPSLLAGGIWEALLTTAAGLAVAIPVVIMLHYFEKKIETISFHMEKFAKFLVHQIHGEQETRGNGTGSHGSQHVQPVQKARTVA
- a CDS encoding biopolymer transporter ExbD, encoding MVQIQSERKKSFRMDMAPLIDVVFLLLIFFMLTFSVLGQAMDVNLPDGEAQPEANLQEDINIMIDRDGLIRINGEPIKITDLRQELKTRLDARKDKLVSLETFDSTKFEMFTSVLDISRQAGAKDFNIIR